The Nitrospinota bacterium genome segment ACAATCGAGCTATCTCCAGATATATCTCATCTGAATGAGGACTGATTTTAACTAATTTTCGTAACTCCTTAATGGCACTGTCTTTATCATCTTTATAAAAAAGATTAATACTCTTTCTGAAAAAAAGATTCTCTTTTTCTAGTCTCCTTATTTTCCTCTTTTCTTTTCGAGATAAAGAATTTCTTAGGAGCATTAATACAATACAGATAATTGAAAAGATCGTGATTAATGATAGGAGGGATAAAGGAGCCTGATTTTTAAAAATGAAATAATAATGGGAGAAATAAGACATATAGCCTCAAAATCACACTAAGATTCTTTACTGTTAAATTTATCTGGTCCTTCGGAAAGGAGATTTGTATCTTTTTTATTGCTTAAGGATTCTTCTATGGGCAGATTTCTGAGGCTGACCAATTCCTTTTCTATTTCTCTTATCTTCTTGTCCTTTTTTTTAATACTATATTTTAATTTCATTCTTTCAAATAAGTTAATGATCCATACGAAAACAGCTCCGAGAAACAGTCCTAATAGGATAACTAAAAAAAGTGGAACCTCTGGAGACTCAAGATTAAAATAATAATAGAGCTTAGTTGGTGTGTTATTTTTAACGGCAAAGGTTACTAACAAAATCATAATTATTAAACCCAGGATAAATTTTAGTGATGGCAACATAACAGTTCTTCCTTATTAAGGTTATAATTTAATTTTTTTAAATAATGGAAATAACTTTCTATATG includes the following:
- a CDS encoding LapA family protein codes for the protein MLPSLKFILGLIIMILLVTFAVKNNTPTKLYYYFNLESPEVPLFLVILLGLFLGAVFVWIINLFERMKLKYSIKKKDKKIREIEKELVSLRNLPIEESLSNKKDTNLLSEGPDKFNSKES